The Marivivens sp. LCG002 genome contains a region encoding:
- the infB gene encoding translation initiation factor IF-2, protein MSDNDGKKTLGLRGGSNSGNVKQSFSHGRTKNVVVETKRKRVVVPKPGAAKPTTGGASPVAGDPSKRPAGITDAELERRMKALALAKAREAEEAAQREADEKAREEERDRRRAEAEAKEREEREREEALKAREEEERKRKEAEEKARVAEAAAAAAPKAAPAKPAAPVARKANDADTEDRGASGPRKVDRDRDAGRAERVVKAKPGRGDDGRRAGKLTLNDALAGGEGGRQRSMAAMKRKQERARQKAMGGQQEREKIVRDVQVPEAITVAELANRMAERVADVVKSLMQNGIMATQNQTIDADTAELIVEEFGHRVQRVSDADVEQAIDQVEDKAEDLQSRPPVITIMGHVDHGKTSLLDAIRQANVVSGEAGGITQHIGAYQVTTESGAVLSFLDTPGHAAFTSMRARGAQVTDIVVLVVAADDAVMPQTVEAINHAKAAKVPMIVAINKCDKPDANPQKVRTDLLQHEVVVEEMGGDVQTVEVSAKTRLGLDNLLEAIALQAEILELKANPDRSASGAVIEAQLDVGRGPVATVLVQNGTLKRGDIFVVGEQWGKVRALINDKGDRVDEAGPSVPVEVLGLNGTPEAGDVLNVVDTEAQAREIADYRAHSAREKRAAAGAATTLDQLMAKAKADQNVSELPILVKADVQGSAEAIVQAMEKIGNDEVRVRVLHYGVGAITETDIGLAEASGAPVIGFNVRANASARNTANQKGVEIRYYSVIYDLVDDIKAAASGLLSAEIRENFIGYASIKEVFKVSNVGKVAGCLVTEGVARRSAGVRLLRDNVVIHEGTLKTLKRFKDEVKEVISGQECGMAFENYDDIRPGDVIEIFEREEIERSL, encoded by the coding sequence ATGAGCGATAACGACGGTAAAAAAACCCTTGGTCTGCGTGGCGGTTCCAACAGCGGAAACGTAAAGCAAAGCTTTAGCCATGGGCGCACCAAGAACGTCGTGGTGGAGACCAAGCGCAAGCGCGTTGTGGTTCCCAAGCCCGGTGCGGCTAAGCCCACGACTGGCGGCGCAAGCCCCGTAGCTGGTGATCCTTCCAAGCGTCCCGCTGGTATCACGGATGCCGAACTCGAGCGCCGCATGAAGGCACTTGCGCTGGCCAAAGCCCGTGAGGCCGAGGAAGCAGCACAACGCGAAGCGGATGAGAAAGCCCGCGAAGAAGAGCGTGACCGCCGCCGTGCCGAGGCCGAAGCCAAGGAACGTGAAGAGCGCGAGCGCGAAGAGGCTCTCAAAGCCCGCGAAGAAGAAGAGCGTAAGCGCAAAGAAGCCGAAGAAAAGGCACGTGTTGCCGAGGCTGCTGCTGCCGCCGCTCCGAAAGCTGCGCCTGCCAAGCCTGCTGCACCTGTTGCGCGCAAGGCAAATGATGCCGACACCGAGGATCGCGGTGCAAGCGGCCCTCGCAAGGTCGATCGTGACCGTGATGCAGGTCGCGCAGAGCGCGTGGTCAAGGCCAAACCTGGTCGCGGTGACGATGGTCGCCGCGCTGGTAAGTTGACCCTCAACGACGCCCTTGCGGGTGGCGAAGGTGGTCGTCAGCGTTCGATGGCTGCAATGAAGCGCAAGCAGGAACGTGCACGCCAAAAGGCGATGGGCGGCCAGCAAGAGCGCGAAAAGATTGTCCGTGACGTTCAGGTCCCCGAGGCGATCACTGTCGCAGAGCTCGCCAACCGTATGGCCGAGCGCGTTGCCGATGTGGTCAAATCGCTGATGCAGAACGGCATCATGGCAACCCAGAACCAGACGATTGACGCGGATACCGCTGAACTCATCGTCGAGGAATTCGGCCACCGCGTTCAGCGTGTGTCCGATGCGGACGTTGAACAGGCGATTGATCAGGTCGAGGACAAAGCAGAAGATCTTCAGTCGCGTCCCCCGGTCATCACGATCATGGGTCACGTCGACCACGGTAAGACCTCGCTTCTTGATGCGATCCGTCAGGCGAACGTTGTTTCGGGCGAAGCCGGCGGCATCACCCAGCACATCGGCGCCTATCAGGTCACGACCGAGTCGGGTGCCGTTCTGTCGTTCCTCGATACCCCTGGCCACGCTGCGTTTACGTCGATGCGTGCCCGCGGTGCTCAGGTCACGGATATCGTGGTGCTCGTGGTTGCGGCCGACGACGCCGTGATGCCCCAAACCGTCGAAGCGATTAACCACGCTAAGGCAGCCAAGGTTCCGATGATCGTCGCGATCAACAAGTGCGACAAGCCCGACGCGAACCCGCAAAAGGTGCGCACCGATCTTCTCCAGCATGAAGTTGTTGTCGAAGAAATGGGCGGCGACGTTCAGACCGTGGAAGTGTCGGCCAAGACGCGTCTTGGACTTGATAACCTTCTCGAAGCGATTGCGCTTCAGGCAGAGATCCTTGAACTCAAAGCGAACCCCGATCGTTCCGCTTCGGGTGCTGTGATTGAAGCCCAGCTTGACGTGGGCCGCGGCCCTGTTGCCACCGTTCTCGTTCAGAACGGCACACTCAAGCGCGGCGATATCTTCGTCGTGGGCGAGCAGTGGGGTAAAGTCCGTGCGCTGATTAACGACAAGGGCGACCGCGTTGACGAAGCCGGTCCGTCGGTTCCGGTTGAGGTTCTCGGCCTTAACGGAACGCCGGAGGCTGGTGACGTTCTCAACGTTGTCGACACAGAAGCTCAGGCGCGTGAAATCGCTGACTACCGCGCACACAGCGCGCGTGAAAAGCGTGCCGCGGCTGGCGCCGCGACGACGCTTGATCAACTTATGGCCAAAGCCAAGGCGGATCAGAACGTCTCCGAGCTTCCGATCCTCGTCAAAGCTGACGTTCAGGGTTCGGCCGAAGCGATCGTGCAGGCGATGGAAAAAATCGGTAACGACGAAGTCCGCGTGCGCGTCCTCCACTACGGCGTTGGTGCGATCACCGAGACCGACATTGGTCTTGCTGAAGCATCGGGTGCTCCGGTTATCGGCTTCAACGTGCGTGCGAACGCATCTGCCCGTAACACCGCCAACCAAAAAGGCGTAGAGATCCGTTACTACTCGGTCATCTATGACCTTGTGGACGATATCAAAGCCGCTGCTTCGGGCCTTCTCTCTGCAGAAATCCGCGAAAACTTCATCGGCTATGCGTCGATCAAAGAAGTCTTCAAGGTGTCCAACGTGGGCAAGGTCGCTGGTTGTCTCGTCACCGAAGGCGTTGCACGTCGTTCGGCAGGCGTGCGTCTTCTTCGCGACAACGTGGTTATCCACGAAGGCACGCTCAAGACCCTCAAGCGCTTCAAGGACGAAGTCAAAGAGGTCATCTCGGGTCAGGAATGCGGTATGGCGTTCGAAAACTACGACGATATCCGTCCCGGCGACGTTATCGAAATCTTCGAGCGCGAGGAGATCGAGCGCAGCCTCTAA
- a CDS encoding RNA-binding protein: protein MTRGGKHNPQGLDAERKCIVTGDVQPKQGLIRFVIGPDGSVVPDVLEKLPGRGMWVTANRATLEKAGRGQFARSAKQPVTVPENLVDEVERQIARRVVDLIALARKAGLAVCGFEKVKSWLSGNERVRVLLQAGDGSERGKAKLWTPEGARYFDCMSSEELGLAFGRQSVIHGALAAGGLSDRVVEEAAKLKGLRDIDGGTDAAGKEKEAR from the coding sequence ATGACACGTGGTGGCAAACATAACCCTCAGGGTTTGGACGCGGAACGCAAGTGCATCGTCACGGGCGACGTCCAGCCCAAGCAAGGATTGATCCGTTTCGTGATCGGTCCCGATGGGTCTGTTGTGCCCGACGTGCTCGAGAAACTCCCGGGTCGTGGAATGTGGGTTACCGCAAACCGTGCAACCCTTGAAAAAGCAGGACGCGGGCAATTTGCGCGTTCTGCAAAACAACCGGTCACTGTGCCCGAAAATCTGGTTGATGAAGTCGAGCGCCAAATCGCGCGTCGCGTCGTCGATCTGATTGCCTTGGCGCGCAAGGCCGGACTTGCCGTATGTGGTTTTGAAAAAGTCAAAAGCTGGCTTTCCGGAAACGAACGCGTTCGCGTTCTGCTTCAGGCTGGTGACGGATCAGAACGCGGCAAAGCAAAACTTTGGACGCCGGAAGGCGCCCGTTATTTCGATTGCATGAGCTCTGAGGAATTGGGTTTGGCATTTGGGCGTCAAAGTGTGATACATGGCGCTCTCGCGGCTGGCGGACTCAGCGATCGTGTAGTAGAGGAAGCCGCAAAGCTGAAAGGCTTGCGCGATATTGACGGCGGCACGGACGCTGCCGGAAAGGAAAAAGAAGCTAGATGA